In Asterias amurensis chromosome 4, ASM3211899v1, one genomic interval encodes:
- the LOC139935847 gene encoding START domain-containing protein 10-like yields MDLGVVRVADDEDFTAFRRLVDGTDGWAKKFDKNGTRVWLHNNSDTETARVRMIKVSKTFQDVSAAVTYDVLHDAAYRKKWDRMMVEGYELCKVNWTNDISYYQMKCPSPLKNRDFVMQRTWLETGNEFIIFNHSVFHKKIPPKKGVIRGHSYLTGYMIRPKGANSCDITYVTRSDPKGSLKAWVINRLAHFVAPKVVDKLQQACRDYPKWKSKHDPRYKPWLYPEQMSLPPLDPNDLLAKEENISDNSLDESEIKEEDFREGDLQDGEF; encoded by the exons ATGGATCTTGGCGTAGTTCGCGTGGCAGACGATGAGGATTTCACGGCGTTTCGTCGGCTGGTCGATGGGACGGATGGCTGGGCCaagaaatttgacaaaaatggcACCCGTGTTTGGCTGCACAACAATTCGGACACAGAGACTGCAAGAGTACGAATGATAAAG GTCAGTAAAACATTCCAAGATGTAAGTGCGGCAGTAACATATGATGTTCTCCATGATGCTGCCTATAGGAAAAAATGGGATCGCATGATGGTAGAAGGTTACGAACTGTGCAAAGTCAACTGGACTAATGATATTAGCTACTATCAAA TGAAGTGTCCATCACCTCTGAAGAACCGGGACTTTGTCATGCAAAGAACATGGTTAGAAACTGGCAATGAATTTATCATCTTCAATCACTCAGTTTTTCATAAG aAAATACCAcccaagaaaggtgttattaGAGGCCATTCCTATTTGACTGGGTACATGATAAGACCAAAGGGAGCCAACTCCTGCGATATCACATATGTAACAAGATCCGATCCTAAAG GTTCCTTAAAAGCCTGGGTCATCAACAGATTAGCTCATTTTGTAGCACCAAAG GTTGTTGATAAACTGCAGCAAGCTTGTCGAGACTACCCAAAATGGAAAAGTAAACATGACCCAAGATACAAGCCCTGGCTCTACCCCGAACAGATGTCTCTTCCCCCTCTTGATCCGAACGACCTGCTCGCAAAAGAGGAAAACATTTCAGACAATTCGCTGGACGAGAGCGAAATCAAAGAAGAGGATTTCAGGGAAGGTGATTTACAAGATGGAGAATTTTGA